Below is a genomic region from Salinirussus salinus.
TTGCCCGGGTGCATCAGCCACGCGGGGTCGACGGCCGTCTTGACCTCCTTGAAGGCCGTCCAGAGGTTCTCCCCGTACATCTTGGGGTTGAACTCCGTGCGGGCCATGCCGTCGCCGTGCTCGCCGGAGAAGGCGCCGTGGTGTGCCAGCACGAGGTCGGTCACGTCGTCGGCGATCGACCGCATCTTCTGGATGTCCTCGTCGGTTTTGAGGTTGAGGATCGGCCGGATATGAAGGGTGCCGCTGCCGGCGTGGGCGAAGTAGGCTGCGGAGGTGTCGTGGTCCTCGAGCACCTCCTCGAACTCCCCCACGTACTCCGCGAGCTCCGCGGGCGGGACCGTGGCGTCCTCGATGAAGGGGTAGGGCTTGGGGTCGCCCTCCAGACTCATCAGCAGCGGGATGGCCGCCTTCCGGAGCTCCCAGATGTCGTTCTGGTCGGCCTCGGTGTAGGCCTCGACGACTTCGAAGGCCGCCCCCTCGGCGACGAAGTGGTCGTTGGTGGCCGCGACGGCCGCCTCGAAGTCGTCGTGGAGTTCGGAGTCGAACTCCAGCATGAGCGCCGCCGCCGTTCCCTCGGGAATGGGCTCGACGTACTCCGCGTAGCCGTCGGAGGCCGCGGCCAGCCGGAACACCTCGTCGTCCATCAGCTCGACCGCACTGACCTCGAACTCCAGGGCCTCGGGGACCGCCTCCATCGCGTCCACCAGGTCATCGAAACAGTACAGCGCCAGCGCGGTCTCCTCGGGGACGGTGACGAGTCCGAGCGTCGCCTCGACGACCACGCCCAGAGTTCCCTCCGCGCCGACGTAGAGCTTCGCGAGGTTGATCACCTCCTCGCCCTCGTCGTTCTCGTAGACGACGCGGTCGAGGTTGTAGCCGCTGACCCGCCGCTTGAGGTCGGGGTACCGCTCCGCGATCTCGGCCTCGTGTTCCTCGACGAGCGCCCGGACGGTCTCGTAGACCCGGGCCTCGCGGTCGTCTTTCGAGACGATCTCCTCGTACTCCGGGGAGTCGAGGACGACCTCGCGGGCGTGAAGCAGCGAGCCGTCCGGCAGGACCGCTTTCACTTCCTCGGTGTAGGCGTCGGTGATCCCGTAGCGAACCGAGTGGGCGCCGGTGGAGTTGTTGCCGATCGAGCCGCCGACCGTCGCGCGGTTCGAGGAGGCCGGGTCGGGGGCGAACTTCAGCCCGTACTCCGCGAGTTCTGCGTCCAGGTCGTCCTGGACGATGCCGGGCTGGACGGTCGCCGTCCGCGCCTCGGGGTCGACCGAGAGGAGCCCGTCCATGTGCCGGGAGGTATCGAGGACGACACAGCCCGGGCCGACGGCCTGACCCGCGAGCGAGGAGCCGGCGCCGCGCGGGAGCACTGGCACGTCGTGGTCGGCGGCGACCCCGACGGCCGCCCGCACGTCCGCGATATCGCGCGGAAAGACGACGCCGGCCGGTCTGGCCTGGTAGATGCTCCCGTCGGTGGCGTAGAGGACCTGTGCGTACTCGTCGAAGCGGACGTCGCCGGCGACGGCCTCGTCGAGGTCGGCCGCGAGGTCGACGTACTCGGCGACAGTCGGTCCCGTCTCCCGTGCGTGCGCCGATGGGTCCCCCGGCGGGTCGGCCGGCCGGACGGTCGGCTGCTGTCGGTCTGCGCCCATAGCCCCCGATCAACGGGAGCCGAGGTAAACGCTTGTCGGCAGGTGGGCACGCGGTG
It encodes:
- a CDS encoding FAD-binding and (Fe-S)-binding domain-containing protein; protein product: MGADRQQPTVRPADPPGDPSAHARETGPTVAEYVDLAADLDEAVAGDVRFDEYAQVLYATDGSIYQARPAGVVFPRDIADVRAAVGVAADHDVPVLPRGAGSSLAGQAVGPGCVVLDTSRHMDGLLSVDPEARTATVQPGIVQDDLDAELAEYGLKFAPDPASSNRATVGGSIGNNSTGAHSVRYGITDAYTEEVKAVLPDGSLLHAREVVLDSPEYEEIVSKDDREARVYETVRALVEEHEAEIAERYPDLKRRVSGYNLDRVVYENDEGEEVINLAKLYVGAEGTLGVVVEATLGLVTVPEETALALYCFDDLVDAMEAVPEALEFEVSAVELMDDEVFRLAAASDGYAEYVEPIPEGTAAALMLEFDSELHDDFEAAVAATNDHFVAEGAAFEVVEAYTEADQNDIWELRKAAIPLLMSLEGDPKPYPFIEDATVPPAELAEYVGEFEEVLEDHDTSAAYFAHAGSGTLHIRPILNLKTDEDIQKMRSIADDVTDLVLAHHGAFSGEHGDGMARTEFNPKMYGENLWTAFKEVKTAVDPAWLMHPGNVVYRDGSEDVGPDSDRGVGADMREHLRYGPDYQSLEPQTALDFEDEGGFSHLVELCNGCGTCRQTDSNTMCPTFRASREEVQATRGRANILRAAISGELPEEELYSDRFQEEVLDLCVGCKGCASDCPTGVDMAKLKAELKHEYHQEEGTTRRDRLFGNVDRVSRLGSALAPVSNWAQKLPGADFLGEKLFGVAPERALPTFRRETLVDWFRARGPGVPEAEARDRVLLFPDTYTNYSYPEPGKAAVEVLEAAGVHVEVLDPDDVAPSGRAAFSMGLLDEAGERARTNVDALADRVEAGWSVLFVEPSDAVMFQDEYLDMLDGEAVEAVAAGAYGVCEYLHTHRVHDHLDADAPAETLTYHGHCNQKALNRDHHAAAALRRVGYDVDELDSGCCGMAGSFGYEAEHYDLSKAIGRILFEKVEESPGETVVAPGASCRTQLGDREGGERPPHPVEKVREALD